The genomic region aattcaaacgcctggcgctggcttctgaagccagtgtggggtgtttgaaactgacagcctccttCGGCTGTTGCCCTGAAGTagcaggagaaggctgtcagCTTCAAAACACCTCACGCAGGCTTCATCTGATTGGGTGAAGCCGGCgcagggcatgtgaaactgacagccccgttctcctgttCCCTgaatggcaggagaacagggctgtcagcatCACCTACCCCGCACTGGCTTCACCCCATCAGTTGAACCCAGCATgaggtgagtgaaactgacagccctgttctcctgtcccccgagtggcaggaaaacggggctgtcagcttcactcaccccgcaccggcttcagcccattggctgaacccagcgtggggtgAGTAAAACTGAccgccctgttctcctgctgccagagtgggaggagaacgagagctgtcagtttgacagaccagCACGggatctgtcaaactgacagtgcCCGTTATCCCACTGcccagggcagcaggagaacaggagctgtcagcttcactcaccctgcgctggcctcagcccatgggctgaacccggcgcggggtctgtcaaactgacagcccccattctccttctGCCCAGGGCGTTAGGAGaacgggagctgtcagtttcaccccacattggcttcagcccatgggctgaacctgatGTGGGCAGTTTCACATACCCCTcagtggcgccagcctgtctggaatCACGAACTTATGAACCAGGCAAAAAAGTTGTGGGGTTCGTGGAAAACGTGGCCCCACGAACCGTGTTTTCCCGAACCACGAACTAGCccggtttgtgcatttttttggttcgtattgggAGTtcctgcccacctctagtaaccaTCAGTGCATCTTGTTGACAGATAAGAGGATGCAACACAAATCTTTTGTGCTAGAAAGAGCCAGTGTTCATATAACAGTTAAAGTTTTGAACCAGAAGCTGAGAGACCTGCATTTGAATCTCCCTTTTGCCcacaagtttgctgggtgaccttgagccaatctaTCTCTCAGCTTAAACTACCTCCTAGGGTAATTGTACGGACAAAATGagaaagggagaaccatgtacgtcgcccagagctccttggaggaaaggtagaataaaaatgtattagagAGATGGAATGTGAATTCTATAATGGATACCCAGAGTCTCACTTATTTAAAATAATAGAGCTACACATACAATGTCAGTTTAGAAAAATTGATCCTTTATTTCTGTTGAAGACAAAGCCATTTTGTTGGCACTTCGTAAGAAGATCTTTCCAAGAGACTGTCATCATAGGGAATATGCCATGTACTACCTGTAGTCTGCACAACTGTATCGTAATTCTGTACATGCTGGTGAGTAAAAAGAGAGAAATTATAGTTTTTAATACATGTAACAATACAAATGATGCATATTTCCTAGaatacatttttcttcttttcaagTATTAAAGGactatttgttttatttagtaAAATTTTACATTGCTTGTCTGGACCTACTTGACAATAAAATAATTCATTTGATAAATGAATTAGTTACTAAGAGCTTAAACACCAAACTGATTACTTTGAGAGGGATGTCTGTAAATAAAACCTTATTTCATGTTATCAACGTTATCCTTCGAGGTTAAAAAAATATCCTGTTCCCCTTTAAGtttacccccccccaccccacaacatCAAGTTCCCCAATTTAGGGAACTCAAAATATAGTATACTATACAGTATATCAGACCAGTTTATCACTGCTAACACTACATAACTGTTAAACTGACTAGTGCAATAAACTCATACCTCAAACTTTATCCTCTTTCCTGGTGCATATTCAGATAGCACCATCTGATGCCCACGCTGCCATTTAAAGAACAGGCGTCGAGTGAGACTGTCAGGAAGACAAGCTTTGTGATCACGTAACAGATCCCTAGTAACAAACCTACAATGACTGCCTGAGTGAAGAGTGGCATAGAGCAGGAAGGGATCATCTTCAGACCTTAAAGcagaaaagacagagagagatcaTATACCACAGAGCTGAGTGGAAGGCTATAAAATGAAATTTTGTTTGCCCACATTAACCCATTGTGATCTTGACTGTATATGTTCCGTGCAGGGCAACCCTGTAGAAATGTAAAAATGAAATGTAATTACATGTAATGAAAGTTTGAATGTATTTTGTGACGAGAACTTTTGTGGCTTAATAACTTGAGTGATTGAATATTCCATGTTAAGGACTTCACTTATAAAACCTATCATTTAATTGAAAAGGGAAGGTGTATTATTATCACTCCTTGCTATACTTCCTTGAGCTTGGGCTCCTTTGTTGATGCCCTCGTTAATTACAAAactattcttgattttttttcctactCACCCCAACTAGATGTACATTTTAGGGAACAAAACTTTAAAGAAAGTTTCTCCTTCCAGTACAGTCTGATACAATAACATGTTCATGAGAACATCAGCACCAGGTAAAGGTTACAACTTAACACACAGTGAAATTCCCTCGCCCAGActcatggggttggatccagactaaattgacAATTTCTACAGATCTTCCTTCCCACAGCAAACTCTGTTCAAGTGGCTCCTCAGGGTCCCACCATATCTCCCAGGAGCAGATTTTCATGGAGATCAGTAGGTTGCAGTGCAAAGAGAGAAGCAGGGAAGCTTCTTtttgctgatggaaaatttaatCTAGATCCAACTCACTGATTTAAatggttttaataataataacagcaacaacaacattcgatttatataccacccttcaggacaacttaatgcccactcagagtggtttacaaagtaagtcattattatccccacaataatcaccctatggggtggggtggagctgagagagttcctagaagctgtgactgatccaaggtcatccagctggcttcaagcggcagaatggggaatcaaatccggttctcctaATTAtggtcctgccacttttaaccactacaccaaacaatgtTAGACAAGCAAGTGCTGAACACATCTGGACTCTTGTAATGCAAGTAAGCATACAAAATATTCTTGATCTATTCTTGACTTTTTGCACTACTTTCTACTCCCCAGGGTAATGTAATGAATCCATCCATTTCATGTAGCTCTGCTATATGGTAGCCTTGTGTTGTACTTGTTTATCTGATGCTCATCTGCTTTGTGTTCCCAACAACATTTCCAGGAAGTATATCAGCCAACCTGTTATGATGAAGGAGCAGATGGAGTGATAAGATGAGCTTATTAAAGCTGCCTCTCTAATCCTAAACATTAAGCAAATTGGTGGCAACAATATCACAAACTTTTAGATGAGCAACACTGTACAGAAATGAAGTTGAGAGTTTTGCAAGCATTCAACCAAAAGATCAAacacttcattattcagtctctCACTTTTCCTCTGTACATCCATACACAACTGAGAGTGAAAAGTACAGTGTAGATAATGCAGTTAATCATTTCATGACTTACAGCTAGCTTCTTTAAGAGTTCAGTTCAATGCTAAGGCTAACTATTTTTTAGAATCAATCATATTTAAACTTCTGGTCTAGAAAGATGGCTACAGTTCATTTTAATTAGTACATACACATTTTCAGTAAAGAAGAAGTCTGCTTTCTTCTTCATAATAGCTATATTTTTTGGGTTCCAATGGTGAGATCTTTTCAGCATGTGTTTACGCCCCAGCACGAGTAATCGCAAATTCTGATGTGCTAAGTGGAGGACAACATCTAGCAGCTGtaagaagagagaggaaaaacaaacaaacaaacagagaatTAGGGTACTGTAACCAGAAACAAGTTTCTAATGCATGAACTTCTTTCTGTATCGGTTCTCTCTAGCTTAATACTCAAGAAGATCCTGAAAACCCTATGGGCTTATCCAAATCACAGCATTACTGTAGGCCACTGCTAAAGCTGATTGAATTAACAGCAGTTTGGCAAAATCTAGGATGAAAATTTTGAGAATCAGtgtaggtatttatttatttattttatcgtatttatattctgccctccccgcaagcaggctcagggcggataacaacattaaaacatttaaaacatttaattaaacattaaacacaaaacattaaaaacattgtataaagatattaaaaatagcagcactcttttcttggtggcggcaatatcgttgattacagaaagtgcagcagtgcaattgaacatggcagcagcttcagaacagtggtgggcagctctcatagggaggggagtagatgttgtatcctccagccagtgaaggcccagcctcagccataagcctggcagaacaactctgtcttacaggcccggcggaaagatagtagatcctgccgggccctggtctcggtagacagagtgttctaccaggtaggagccaggactgagaaagctctggctctagtcgaggccaggcgggcctccttggagccagggactgatagcaatttcttttctcctgatcggagagtcctctggggaatatacagggagagacggtccctcaggtacgctggccccagtccgcacagggccttataggtcaataccaaaaccttgaacctgatccgatactccactggcaaccaatgcagctcgcgcaatactggtgtaatatgtgccctatttggtgctttcataatgatgcgcgccgctgcattttgcaccagctttAATCTTCGGGTAGGCACACGGGTAGGcccgtgtagagcgagttacagtaatccaacctagagatgaccgttgccaggatcactgtagttaagtcacaggtagacaggtaagggacaagttgtctggtctgctgcaggtggaaaaaagaagacctgacaaccgctgtgaccagtgcctccattttcagggaggcatctaggatcacccccaggctcttaacccttggaacaggcacaagctgtgccccatcgagagtcgggagccggagtcctgaatccagtcccccatgactcaagtataggacctctgtctttgttgggttcagtttcagtcaactctgtttcaaccaatcagtcacggctgcaaatgcatgttccaggacatctggggctgagccgggctggccgtccatcatcagatacagctgggtgtcatctgcatattgatggcacccaagcccaaaacttcgcaccagctgggcaagggggcgtatatagatgttaaacagtaaaggggagagtattgccccctgtgggaccccacacaccaatgggtgacggggtgacaatttctccccaagcggcaccctgtccccgactgtggagaaaagagacaagccactgtaaggcagtccctcgtatccccacatcggcgaggcggtgagtcagaagatcgtaatcaactgtgtcaaatgctgctgacaaatccaataatatcagcagcgctgaaccacctcagtccagatgtctgtgaaggttgtccgtgagggcgaccagcagcgtctccgtcccatgtcctggccggaacccggactgaaagggatctagggccgagacatcattcagaaaaccctgtaccTGTCCCACCGCTGCctgttcaatcacctttcccagaaacgggaggttcgagactgggcgataattgaccatgtcagtggggtccagtgatggtcttttcaggagcggtctcaccacggcttcctttagtggcccggggaaaaccccagtgcccaaggatgtgttaacaatggcctccagcgaggaccgTAGACCATCGGCattggcctttaccagccacgatgggcaagggtccagggggcacgtggtgggcctaacagattgcagggtcctgtcaatctcttccccagatagtggactgaactgattaaatattgaccctaaagacggCCTAGGGTCTCtaagttccttcactgtatcaactgtggctggcaggtcacggcggagagacaaaattttttcagcaaaaaagctcccaaaagcctcacagctgatgtctgaattctgaatttggcagtctccccctgAGAGGGAGACtagtgaccgaaccacattgaacaattttgttgggcgtgagctagctgatgcgatggaggctgtataaaactccttcttcacagccttcaccgccatctcataggctttcataaacgtcctataagatgatcttgcctcttcgttgcGAGattgccgccacactcgctcaagccgtcttagctcctgcttcttttctcgaagctcctctgtataccagggagcctgtcttacacgggggcaaagagggcgacggggagcaatttcatcgatggcttcggagaactggcattgccagtcctccacccgctcatctaacgaactgccgtggagcataggatcccgcagagcattctggaaatcaattggatccataagtctctgcgggcgagcataaatcagctcaccgcccttgcaaggGGGGGGTGGCATCTCCAGTCGAGCCCTCAAAACcgtgtggtctgaccatggcactggttctattgcctctagatccacatcaaggcccatcccgaagatcaagtcTAGCATGTGGcccgctctgtgtgtgtgggtcgatacaaattgggagagtccgcAGCCTGCGCAGAGGAGGCGTCTTCAGcgtggacgttgaaatcccccaagaccaacactctggagaactccaaggcccaccccgctaccacctctagcaggcacgacagggtatctgctggtgcgctaggcagacggtacaccagacagatggccaaactctcctcagcaccccacaccaggcctacacattcaatgccagagatctcaggggtggggagcggcttgaaggagaaagactctcgagcaaggattgccacccctccccccggcctcctattcgggactgatgaaggaccgaatacccagggggggggggtcagttctcccagggcaaccgtttcgccctccctcacccaggtcttggtcacgcataccaggtccatattgctCACCGCAAAAAAGTCTTGCAATGTAGCAGTCTTGTTATTTATGGACCATTGAAGCAGTCTCTCCATACCTGGCATGCTATTGGCTCCTCTACCCTTACATTTCCATCATGAAGCACCATTTGTTAAAGGAGTTGGTGGTTAAGGAGAGACTATATTGAAGCTGCAGAGCTGATGTGGCATTGGCTGCAGATGATGCaggataagaaagggaagggagcTGAATCATAGCAAGAATGGGCGCAAAGCCAGGGCCACCTCAGGTGGCCTTTCAGCCTTAGCAGGGCGAGGCTATCCTTGCATGAGCCAAGTGCAATCTAGAAGCACCTGAGAcatcagagagagctgtggcgtGATGTTAGAGAGTCAAATTGGAATCCGGGATACCCAAGtttgaatgcccactctgccatggaaacttgggggggggggtgacctggggtcagtcacattctctcaacctaatctacctcacagggctgctgtgaggataaaatggatgaggggaCAGCAATGTTGTAAGTTGTTTTAGATCCCCATTGGGTTTTATCCCCTAATGTCTATTTCTCTAAcctttctttttgtgtgtgtctgtagAATAAAATTTGGTTAAATATATCCTCAAGATTTCTTAAAGTAGCCGCAATTTTTACAGTTAAAAGTTTAAAGAGCTAGAAGCCAGAGGCCTGAATACACTACCAAGGTATGGCATAGGCTGGGGTCGGGGGTGACCCTGGAATATAAAGGGACCCCACAAAGGGTCTATAAGTGAAGTCCAGGATGGGGagattgttaaggacaaaaacaAATGCCTGGCTAACCTAAACCTTCCAGCTCCCTGTTCAAAGGTCTGGGCTACCCAAGTCTTAACTCTTGAGAGGCAAGTGGGAGTCTTACCTGCTTTGTGAGAAGGGAGAGatgtcacatacacacacacatatcttcATACATACGAGAAAAAGGAGATTTATTGTGCCATAAAGAAAGATAAAAGCCTGGATCTTACTTAGGTATGCATGTACACGTAACTACATAGACACATACCCTGTTGCCTCAGTATAGAAAGGCAAGTGCTGCAACAGCCAGTGCTGGGTGTCCCAAAGGAAATGAGGGGGACCCCAAGCTAGGGTATGCATCAGCTCTtattcccctttccccccttcttctttagGATTGGCTAGTGTCACCCTGGGAGGATTGTAATCTAGTTCTACAgcaaatttgggtccagtagtaccttaaagatgaactagatttccaggtatgaactttgactctcaaaagctcataccctggaaatctagttggtctttaaggtgctactagacccaaatcttgcttttccactgttgaccaacaaggctaccctgATATTATCTACGGCTAGGTCTAGTATTAATCTTGGTACTTGGAAATAAAAGAACCAAGGCCCCTTTGTTCTCCTTTTATCTCTGGGATTCTCACAGACACCTGAGTTTGTAAATTATAAACTGTGTTAATAGTCCTAAACCGTAATTCTGGCTGCCAGCTatgaccctagggttgccagctccaagttggaaaattcctggagatctagggggtgaaacctggagaaaggggtttggggagggaaaggaccttggcatggcataattccacagagtccacccctcaaagtagccattttctccaggtgaactgatctctgtggcctggagaccagttgtaattccgggggatctccagccactacctggaggctggcaaccctatataaccCTGAGGTGTTGATAAGAATCCCACATACCCACATTTTAATCTGGCTCACTGGGAAGAGCTGAGGAAGGTGAGAATGTAGATGGCTACAGTATTGCTCTCTGAGGAGGCCTCAAATCAGAAGACAGCCAGAGTTGCCTCTAACAAGACCAAGACAATAATTATGGGAGTTGATAGTGTCCAGTATCTCATACAGGCTATACAGTGGAAGGTGGTGATCATGTGGGGTGGGAACCTTCTGAAATAGGGAAGGAATTCTGCCAGAGGACATATTAAAGGATGGCTGTCCTTCTCctgaaagtaaaagggggaatgTTTTGCCATACACAGAACAAGAGTCCtgcttagagccaagccacaagtgacgcctgacacaggttggacacttgtcagcttctctcaagttttgatgggaaatgtaggcatcctggtcttgcagctgtaatggagagccaagctgtaaaaccaggacgcctacatttcccatcaaaacttgagggaagctgacaagtgtccaacctgtgtcaggcgtcacttgtggcttggctcttagacaacCTAACATGGGTCAGACTAATCCTTCTACTGAAATAATCAAAAGCCGCTGAACACCAATGGAACAGAACCACAGTCACCACAGAGTGGCTGAAAACTATCCTGCCTGCTTAAAAAACCTCCTTCTACCCACTTGTTGCTCATCTAATGAACTATTATATCTAATTTAGATTTGAATAGGACTGTGGTGGTCTAAACTTAGCTACACTATGTTCATGGCAGGGGGATTTCCTGTCTGGTTCTTCTCCCACGCAGAACTGTTTCTCAGGAAAGGAACATACGACAAACCACCTCCTTTTAGTCATAAAGAAAACTGAATATAGTGCAAACTGTAAGAATGCAGGTAAAAGTTCGATGCCTTAAAATCTGCATATACACTGTTTTCTCCATTCACTAATAGAGAAAACTGGAACCTAAGTGGCACAGTTAAAACCTTTCTTAAATTTGCTTCTTTtaaagccaaaacaaaacagtgtggtatagtggtcagagtCCCAAACATGGCACCCATCAATATCTTCCAGGTGCCCACCAAAtgattttagaaagtgggtggggccagcagggcttctaattggccaCTGGATATCCAGTTGGCTGTGCAGATAAAAAAACTGTTGTCTCAGTGATAGTTGCCACcatggttttattctctctccctcctctttcccagtgtatttttaaaattaaccctcttctcccctgcacttgggcttcttctgtgtgtgtgtgactcctcctcctgtggtagccattttgtggttgtgcacAACCACTAacagaattccagaggtgcccaCAAGACTCAAAGGGAACCCCAAGTTAGACtatcagactaggacctgagagaTCTAGGTTCTAATGCCCATTCTACCAGTAATCTTACttgtggccttgggtcagtcacacactttcagcctaatctaaaACAAAAGAGAGGAggataatgtaagccactttggatgcTCTTTaggtagaaaggtggggtacataaattaagtaaataataaacataTGCAGTAAAAGTTactgcatgtgtatgtgtgtactgtGGAAGCAGATAGCCTCATGGTCAAGAATGGGATAGGCGATTGAAGAGTACAGCATGAGTGAAAGACAACAGCCAGACCTTAATTGGAAGAGACGATTTAAATGACTAGAAATTAGTTGCCTAGAAGTCACATAATTTATTATGTATCGACAAAGGAAAACCACAAGATTTATGTCATCAGTATTAGTAAAGGTGTATTTTATCACCTTTTGTAATCAATGGGAACTCAGCAATTGGTAATGGAATTAAAATGGATCCAAATCATTGTATAAAGCAAGGTACAACATCTAAAAACCTTACTTCCTAATCACAGACATTATTAAATCGCATAATATATGTGTATcatacttttttaaaatagtaaagagtcctgtggcacctttaagactaaccaactttgcgtcagatgcatctgacgaagagaactgtggttctcgaaaacttgtactacaataaagttggttagtcttaaaggtgctactggactctactattttgtgactacagactaatacttttttaaaagttcaggcATTTACTACAACAACCTTCCTCCTCAAAACATGGGAACATTTCTCAGATGGGAATTCCCTGAATACTTTTGTACAAAAGCACTACAGATTATGACTCAGCTAAAAGGCCACTAACCTTCTGAAGCTGTATCATACAAGGAAGTCACCTTCAAGAGCATTCACCTTTGCTAGCATAAGAGTGATTCAAAAATACATAGCTGTTTTCTGTGAAATAGTCAGCGAGTGACTATGGCTGAGTAGTAGAGCAcgtgctttgcatgccaaaggttcCATGTCCAACACTTTGCACCTCCAGTTacaggaccaggcagcaggtgttATGAAaggcctgagactctggagagccaatgGTAGAAGTGGAGTGACTATTTCACTTACAGAGAAATTTCCCACTGGATTACTGCAAGCAGAACCAAGCCCCAACAACTCTGCCAGGACCTCATAGGCCACCCTTCTGTGATAAAGGCAATCAGTGTCAGCTTGCCAACTGCCACCTGTTTGCACCAAGGAAGCACTGGGTTAATTAATGTCCATGGTACTGCTGAGCTTAGAGCCCCTGCAACATTGGCCTGCAGTGCCACAGAGGGTGCTCAGgttgctccagggccattttaacTTTCCATTGCCAGTCAGATAGACAATGCTGAGCTTGAGAGACCAATGATTTGACTTGGtacaaggcagctccatgtgttctAGCAAATGTACGTGCTGGTGGGAGGAGTGCAAAAATCAAATCGGTTCACCTACCACCTTAATGCTTGTGATTGAAACAGGATGTTTCTCTAGCAAAGCAGGCTTGTCTCTAAAGCCAGGTCTGCACAAGTCtattttgccagttcagttcccatactgcagcgaTTTTTTGTGTGACCGTCAGCACCAGATTTGCCGCCATGAGTAATCACTCTTTTTCcgcagctttcctgggagtgcttatactacaacttttttaaaaatcggcTTTGCAGTCTGCTGTTTCCCTGTGCACACTCTTTATTCTGTCTTGGGGTGTTCtaccctcttcctccctctcccattccctgccagcccacttcattgtgattggcaaCTGTCATCTATCCAGCCAttccctctctcctctttttcatctcctctcctctcccaccccctttttctttaaatgttaagtccagtgcaggatcGATTAATCGCTGCTTTGAAAACGGGaaggggaagttccctttttattctttttgcaaaGAGCCCCTAGAACTGAAATTGACTGaactttgtcaatttcatctcctagCTAAGCGGCTCCTCAATTTCATCCCATTTCTATCCAGACTCGTGGCAAATAGcaagtttttaaaatgctgcctcCTTGTTAAGGCCGGGCAGGTTGTCAtcgtccccgcccccccccccgccccccagttctCAACCTGAGAGCCAGTCAGAACGGAGCTGCTCaaatttgaccccccccccaaaatatgggGCCACGTGGACCAAACATGAGAGTTGAAAATGGCCATATACAAACTggttccatgccttttggcttgtctgCAGGGATaatgaggagttatgtccccagtgcagaaggggcttcagtTGCACAGAACTTTTTGCCTGTGGGGTATTCTGTCCccgccttttgttttgtttgcaagGTCCTTGAACTAGCTCTGACGATCACAGACCTGGTCCATATTATAATGTAGCTTTATAAAGCTGCAAAGTCAGAAATTTTCAGAAAAACTTGTAAGCAAGGTACAGCGCCAGTATGGATCATAACCTGCAAAAACTGCAACTTTGTATTAAATGCAAAATTCTGTGCTTATTAATCATCTGATCAGGAAATTTTTTGTAAAACACAACAACATGGAAATGTAAAGCATCGGGCTGTTTCAATTTTTGAATCACCATGATGCATGGAACTGTGTTTTCAAGGGGTTATTTGCACTACCTGTAGTGGAAACATTTCCTTTTTGAACAGGTAATTGtcattttaaaagatttctgGATTCAAAAGTAAAATATGAGGGCTGAGTTCTATAATACAATATGCTGCCTTTTGTTTTTTAAGAGGATTTAAACTAGAGATGATGTGAGTTGTTAAAGCCAAGAAAGATAatagaatctctctctccctcagaaggcaaactttaaaaagaagcatagcattttaaaaacaaatactaAATGTAGCCACATCTTACCACAGTCCTGCAAAAGCAGTGGTTATCATAAACTACATGGGAAGGGGGGCTTTTTTCAATTGCATAAATTTTGCAGATGAATAATTAATAGTCTACTAATAGTTAATAGTTAACAATTCAACATTTCAGgctgaagctctgcttaacacgatgcttttaaaaatgaacgtattgtttgaaaatattttcttgcatagacACAACTTAGCTTCAATCATGCAATGAAAAATTCTTGTGttgtggcagcagctgcagccaaaacaacatcttttaaaaatctgcacagccaatcagatctccaatattcaatcagaagccttgctgggcaaaagccacacctggttccctcccactttctaaaaacacttggt from Eublepharis macularius isolate TG4126 chromosome 2, MPM_Emac_v1.0, whole genome shotgun sequence harbors:
- the PRORP gene encoding mitochondrial ribonuclease P catalytic subunit isoform X3: MQSINQWFERCNTGFIFCAIFCSLPGENWKGNLTSMKNSGQCPSCNQYLESINLSPEEYNILKEKIIKNVIQGTDTFRKTTPQELEEFQTFVNARPPFDVVIDGLNVARVSYKHNPSQTLLDVVLHLAHQNLRLLVLGRKHMLKRSHHWNPKNIAIMKKKADFFFTENVSEDDPFLLYATLHSGSHCRFVTRDLLRDHKACLPDSLTRRLFFKWQRGHQMVLSEYAPGKRIKFEHVQNYDTVVQTTGSTWHIPYDDSLLERSSYEVPTKWLCLQQK